The following coding sequences lie in one Pelecanus crispus isolate bPelCri1 chromosome 9, bPelCri1.pri, whole genome shotgun sequence genomic window:
- the C9H3orf33 gene encoding protein C3orf33 homolog has protein sequence MAVAGVLVLARSLRLTTKFTSALDIPAEFIGKNVKLRGKLHHVTEKGLEVEHIPISIPFITLLQRKWQSTGLLSVRLAGVELAPSGMAWLQRELKPKQMIWFQLLGREDLVLECLVLINKGRFLSLCLNEEILRQGLGRTARIEGLHHDSPLYWKLHKRLLQAELKALKKNKGIWKEESNSEKIRDRISNNKLVQTLKQIVTWLRGSV, from the exons ACAACAAAGTTCACAAGTGCTTTGGATATACCTGCGGAGTTTATAGGGAAGAATGTGAAATTGCGGGGAAAATTACACCACGTAACTGAGAAGGGCCTGGAAGTTGAACACATTCCCATTAGCATTCCTTTCATTACATTGCTACAGAGAAAAT GGCAATCAACAGGTCTTCTGTCGGTAAGGCTTGCTGGAGTGGAGCTGGCTCCGAGCGGCATGGCCTGGTTACAGCGAGAgttaaaacccaaacaaatgaTATGGTTCCAGCTTCTCGGAAGGGAGGACTTGGTGCTGGAGTGccttgttttaataaataag GGTCGGTTTCTCAGCCTGTGCTTAAATGAAGAGATCTTGAGGCAGGGGCTTGGCAGAACAGCACGGATCGAAGGGCTGCATCATGATTCCCCCCTGTACTGGAAACTTCACAAAAGACTGCTTCAAGCAGAGTTAAAGgccttgaagaaaaataaaggaatatggaaagaagaaagcaactCTGAAAAAATTAGAGATCGCATAAGCAACAATAAACTTGTACAGACATTGAAACAAATCGTGACCTGGTTAAGAGGCTCTGTTTAA